The Thermococcus sp. genomic sequence CTTAAAGAGGATCTCCCCGTTGACGACGTATGCTCTGTCCGCCAGGCGGATGAGCCTGAGGTCGTGGGTTACAACGACAACCGTTCTTTTCTCGGCCTTCCATCCCCTTATCATGTCAAGTACAAAATTCCTGTTCTTCAAGTCCAAATCCCTTGTCGGCTCGTCGAGGAGCAGAACTTCGGGCTCCATACTTGTCACACAGGCGATGGATGCCTTCTTTTTCTCTCCCCCACTGAGGCTGTAGGGATGCCTGTCAGCTAAGCCTTCAATGCCGAGTTTTTTGAGCTCTTCTTTGGTCCTTCTCAGGCCTTCTTCCCGTCCCCACTGGTGAACAGGGCCGAAGGCCACATCCTCCAAGACTGTCGCGCTGAAGAGCATAACGTCCGGACTCTGGAAGAGAAAGCCCACCTTCCGTCGGAACTCGCGGTCTGTCATGGTCTCCTCCGTTATGGGCTTCCCCTCGAAGAGTATCTCTCCCTCTGCTGGCATTATAAGGGCATCCATAAGCTTAAGGAGGGTCGTTTTGCCCGCACCATTGGGTCCGACTATTGCGACGGTTTCTCCCCTTCTGACTTCCATTTTGATGCCTTTCAGCGCCCATTCACCCGTTGGATAGCGGTATGAGACGTTTCTAAGTTCGTAGACCTTCATAACAACCCCCTCGTGAAAGTCACCGTTAGAACAACTATGAGGGCCGTCAACGCCAAGAAGGCGTAATCGAGCCTCTCAAACCTGAACTCCCCGAGCGGTTGAACTTCGTTGACATAGCCCCTTGAGAGCATGGCGTAGTAGAGTTCCTCCCCGAGGGCGTTCGCCTTTATAAACGTTGCCCCTATATGTTTTCCCGCTTCTTTCCAGCTCTCGACCATGCCAAGCTCTCCGGTCAATCTCGCACGCCTCGCGTGCATCGCATCGAGAAGGAGCTTTGCCAAGAGGAAGATGTATCTATACGTAAGGGTTGTTATAGTTATGACCATGCCTGGAACCTTGAATGATGCCAACGCTGACACTATCTCGTTCCATCTGCTCGTCATCGTGAAAAGTATCGCGTAAGAAACGGCGGTTGCAACCCTCAGGGTGAAAAGAACCCCCCAGTGAATCCCTTCCCATGTCGCAACGAGGCCAAGAAGTTTAAACGCAGTTTCTCCGGGAATCATGAAAATTGATGGGATAGTAATTATCCCCGTAAATATTGGGATGAATACCCAAACCCTCCTGGTAAACTCGAGAGCAGGGAGTTTTGAGAGAATCGCTAAAGCCAGCGCGAAGAAGTAAAAGGCAATCACAACCCTAATATCCTGAAGTGAGACCACCGTTGCTACTAAAACAACCAAGCAGACAATTTTAAGCCTTGGGTCAATTCTCTGCAACAGGCCGCCTCTCCGGGCGTATCTCTCAGAGAATACGGCCTCCGTCGTGAATTCCATGACCTCTCTCGCAGTATCTTCAAGGAAGCCCATTGTCATCACCAAAAATGAAAATGGGTTAGGATGGCTCTTTTCCAACAGTGAACTTCACGAGGATGTAGTAGAGGAGAAT encodes the following:
- a CDS encoding energy-coupling factor ABC transporter ATP-binding protein, with amino-acid sequence MKVYELRNVSYRYPTGEWALKGIKMEVRRGETVAIVGPNGAGKTTLLKLMDALIMPAEGEILFEGKPITEETMTDREFRRKVGFLFQSPDVMLFSATVLEDVAFGPVHQWGREEGLRRTKEELKKLGIEGLADRHPYSLSGGEKKKASIACVTSMEPEVLLLDEPTRDLDLKNRNFVLDMIRGWKAEKRTVVVVTHDLRLIRLADRAYVVNGEILFKGTPRELFSRPELIKKANLDIPEIVRLFHMLGLKEVPLSVEESVEILRKKGLHVQP
- the cbiQ gene encoding cobalt ECF transporter T component CbiQ codes for the protein MTMGFLEDTAREVMEFTTEAVFSERYARRGGLLQRIDPRLKIVCLVVLVATVVSLQDIRVVIAFYFFALALAILSKLPALEFTRRVWVFIPIFTGIITIPSIFMIPGETAFKLLGLVATWEGIHWGVLFTLRVATAVSYAILFTMTSRWNEIVSALASFKVPGMVITITTLTYRYIFLLAKLLLDAMHARRARLTGELGMVESWKEAGKHIGATFIKANALGEELYYAMLSRGYVNEVQPLGEFRFERLDYAFLALTALIVVLTVTFTRGLL